In Strigops habroptila isolate Jane chromosome 4, bStrHab1.2.pri, whole genome shotgun sequence, a single genomic region encodes these proteins:
- the LOC115607398 gene encoding exocyst complex component 3-like protein 2 isoform X1, whose amino-acid sequence MMRKTKYFWGAFAGRGSKWEKAAGENARMLPKATHEERKKQEVKRRGKLKTMAGKLLKAVASGKEAAEEKTGGVEIAGNLLKMATSRKGAEGGMPAEEAICGFIEQGKFLEACDHIYYLEHSGNDEVGKSESLYKLLAERMWTVVGEALSGSGRMFLESLQSVGESLKWEKQKEAEWLGSSQETGPVSTWSPNFWRKDLEEQLIQYMTAQIPPLGSSANTNETALKQHLSQLETSFLPILEHRSGVFEDAGLLSTYTHCCRASWTSHLATLTDSSCFSFSQCLLVYEWGLKMYKSGSETCLGPRQTPQHSLSFGVECLLWIVLKTEEKLLAAAQKEVGRALKEAFDIGKPPCADAAVIQILTEKMEAAWRVSESLSEKVEAVCLEECLRFLESYENEVRNFLQLDGCSGICSGLWILENCCILRAVWCKLTYICSASTGQDVKVNGFLDRMEDEITEHFLQTVASKVKGTLKEHFRKCDSTFDNIVESLKQSFLAFGKKKTDMYEQALVKAVNAIVIAEYVQALLTTFRKPSSAQRRTIVSKMEEDHRMLQAIFKECLGPAASHLKDPIRAILELIQTSDAEGMKIALLPILKEFPDLREEHLSAVLDIKGSLNREDRAALLEAFHSNCRESKPEVNLLFADIEVKPGKYRLCGCLCC is encoded by the exons ATGATGAGGAAGACAAAGTATTTCTGGGGAGCCTTTGCAGGAAGAGGGAGCAAGTGGGAGAAAGCGGCCGGGGAAAATGCAAGGATGCTGCCCAAGGCCACGcatgaggagaggaagaagcaggaagtgaagaggagagggaagctgAAAACCATGGCAGGCAAATTGCTAAAGGCGGTGGCCAGTGGAAAAGAGGCAGCGGAGGAGAAGACTGGTGGTGTGGAGATTGCAGGAAATTTGCTGAAGATGGCAACCAGTAGGAAGGGAGCGGAGGGTGGGATGCCTGCAG AGGAAGCCATCTGTGGGTTCATTGAACAAGGAAAATTTCTTGAAGCTTGTGACCATATTTATTATCTGGAGCATTCTGGAAACGATGAGGTGGGAAAGTCTGAATCACTTTACAAGCTACTGGCTGAACGAATGTGGACTGTGGTGGGCGAAGCGCTCAGTGGAAGTGGTAGGATGTTTCTGGAGTCATTGCAGTCAGTGGGGGAATCACTGAAgtgggagaagcagaaggaagcagagtgGCTTGGCAGCAGCCAAGAGACTGGGCCCGTTTCCACCTGGAGTCCAAACTTCTGGAGGAAAGATCTGGAGGAACAACTAATACAGTACATGACAGCCCAGATTCCCCCTCTGGGTTCCTCTGCTAACACAAATGAGACTGCATTAAAACAGCATCTGAGTCAGCTGGAAACGTCGTTTCTCCCCATCCTGGAGCACAGAAGTGGTGTCTTTGAGGACGCAGGACTGCTCAGCACCTACACACACTGCTGTCGTGCTTCTTGGACTTCTCACCTTGCCACACTTACTGACAGTAGCTGTTTCAGCTTCAGCCAATGCCTTTTAGTTTACGAATGGGGCCTTAAAATGTACAAAAG TGGCAGCGAGACATGTCTGGGACCCAGGCAGaccccccagcacagcctttcCTTTGGTGTAGAGTGTCTCCTGTGGATTGTTTTGAAGACTGAGGAAAAGTTACTTGCAGCTGCCCAG aaGGAAGTAGGGAGAGCCCTGAAAGAAGCCTTTGATATTGGGAAACCCCCTTGTGCAGATGCTGCAGTGATTCAG ATACTAACAGAGAAGATGGAGGCTGCCTGGCGTGTCAGTGAGAGCCTGAGCGAGAAGGTGGAAGCTGTGTGCCTGGAGGAGTGCCTGAGGTTCCTGGAGAG CTATGAAAATGAAGTAAGAAACTTTCTCCAGCTCGATGGCTGCTCAGGGATCTGCAGTGGCTTATGGATCCTGGAGAACTGCTGCATTCTCAG GGCTGTCTGGTGTAAGCTAACATACATTTGCAGTGCCAGCACTGGTCAGGATGTTAAGGTAAATGGATTTCTAGACAGGATGGAAGATGAGATTACAGAGCATTTTCTGCAGACAGTTGCTTCTAAAGTCAAG GGAACACTGAAGGAGCACTTCAGAAAGTGTGACAGCACTTTTGACAACATCGTTGAATCCTTAAAGCAAAGTTTTTTGgcatttgggaagaaaaagacagacatgTATGAG CAGGCCCTCGTCAAGGCTGTCAACGCCATTGTTATTGCAGAGTATGTGCAGGCCCTCCTGACCACTTTCAGGAAACCGTCTTCTGCGCAGAGGAGGACGATTGTCAGCAAGATGGAAGAAGATCATAGGATGCTGCAAGCCATCTTTAAAGAATGCTTA GGTCCTGCAGCTAGTCACCTCAAGGACCCTATAAGAGCAATTTTAGAGCTTATTCAAACTTCCGATGCTGAGGGGATGAAAATAGCCCTTCTGCCCATTCTCAAAGAATTTCCTGATCTAAG GGAGGAACATCTGAGTGCAGTGCTGGACATCAAAGGCTCGCTCAACCGAGAAGACAGAGCTGCTCTCTTGGAGGCATTTCACAGTAATTGCAGGGAGTCAAAACCAGAAGTAAACTTGCTTTTTGCAGATATAGAAGTAAAACCTGGAAAATACAGACTCTGTGGCTGCCTCTGCTGTTAG
- the LOC115607398 gene encoding exocyst complex component 3-like protein 2 isoform X7, with protein sequence MWTVVGEALSGSGRMFLESLQSVGESLKWEKQKEAEWLGSSQETGPVSTWSPNFWRKDLEEQLIQYMTAQIPPLGSSANTNETALKQHLSQLETSFLPILEHRSGVFEDAGLLSTYTHCCRASWTSHLATLTDSSCFSFSQCLLVYEWGLKMYKSGSETCLGPRQTPQHSLSFGVECLLWIVLKTEEKLLAAAQKEVGRALKEAFDIGKPPCADAAVIQILTEKMEAAWRVSESLSEKVEAVCLEECLRFLESYENEVRNFLQLDGCSGICSGLWILENCCILRAVWCKLTYICSASTGQDVKVNGFLDRMEDEITEHFLQTVASKVKGTLKEHFRKCDSTFDNIVESLKQSFLAFGKKKTDMYEQALVKAVNAIVIAEYVQALLTTFRKPSSAQRRTIVSKMEEDHRMLQAIFKECLGPAASHLKDPIRAILELIQTSDAEGMKIALLPILKEFPDLREEHLSAVLDIKGSLNREDRAALLEAFHSNCRESKPEVNLLFADIEVKPGKYRLCGCLCC encoded by the exons ATGTGGACTGTGGTGGGCGAAGCGCTCAGTGGAAGTGGTAGGATGTTTCTGGAGTCATTGCAGTCAGTGGGGGAATCACTGAAgtgggagaagcagaaggaagcagagtgGCTTGGCAGCAGCCAAGAGACTGGGCCCGTTTCCACCTGGAGTCCAAACTTCTGGAGGAAAGATCTGGAGGAACAACTAATACAGTACATGACAGCCCAGATTCCCCCTCTGGGTTCCTCTGCTAACACAAATGAGACTGCATTAAAACAGCATCTGAGTCAGCTGGAAACGTCGTTTCTCCCCATCCTGGAGCACAGAAGTGGTGTCTTTGAGGACGCAGGACTGCTCAGCACCTACACACACTGCTGTCGTGCTTCTTGGACTTCTCACCTTGCCACACTTACTGACAGTAGCTGTTTCAGCTTCAGCCAATGCCTTTTAGTTTACGAATGGGGCCTTAAAATGTACAAAAG TGGCAGCGAGACATGTCTGGGACCCAGGCAGaccccccagcacagcctttcCTTTGGTGTAGAGTGTCTCCTGTGGATTGTTTTGAAGACTGAGGAAAAGTTACTTGCAGCTGCCCAG aaGGAAGTAGGGAGAGCCCTGAAAGAAGCCTTTGATATTGGGAAACCCCCTTGTGCAGATGCTGCAGTGATTCAG ATACTAACAGAGAAGATGGAGGCTGCCTGGCGTGTCAGTGAGAGCCTGAGCGAGAAGGTGGAAGCTGTGTGCCTGGAGGAGTGCCTGAGGTTCCTGGAGAG CTATGAAAATGAAGTAAGAAACTTTCTCCAGCTCGATGGCTGCTCAGGGATCTGCAGTGGCTTATGGATCCTGGAGAACTGCTGCATTCTCAG GGCTGTCTGGTGTAAGCTAACATACATTTGCAGTGCCAGCACTGGTCAGGATGTTAAGGTAAATGGATTTCTAGACAGGATGGAAGATGAGATTACAGAGCATTTTCTGCAGACAGTTGCTTCTAAAGTCAAG GGAACACTGAAGGAGCACTTCAGAAAGTGTGACAGCACTTTTGACAACATCGTTGAATCCTTAAAGCAAAGTTTTTTGgcatttgggaagaaaaagacagacatgTATGAG CAGGCCCTCGTCAAGGCTGTCAACGCCATTGTTATTGCAGAGTATGTGCAGGCCCTCCTGACCACTTTCAGGAAACCGTCTTCTGCGCAGAGGAGGACGATTGTCAGCAAGATGGAAGAAGATCATAGGATGCTGCAAGCCATCTTTAAAGAATGCTTA GGTCCTGCAGCTAGTCACCTCAAGGACCCTATAAGAGCAATTTTAGAGCTTATTCAAACTTCCGATGCTGAGGGGATGAAAATAGCCCTTCTGCCCATTCTCAAAGAATTTCCTGATCTAAG GGAGGAACATCTGAGTGCAGTGCTGGACATCAAAGGCTCGCTCAACCGAGAAGACAGAGCTGCTCTCTTGGAGGCATTTCACAGTAATTGCAGGGAGTCAAAACCAGAAGTAAACTTGCTTTTTGCAGATATAGAAGTAAAACCTGGAAAATACAGACTCTGTGGCTGCCTCTGCTGTTAG